CCGGCTCGGCAACGACCGGTTGCGGCAGGCGGCAAACAACCGCTGGCTGCACGAACCCGGCTTCTACTACGACCTGCTGGCACCCGGCGCCGCCCACATCGAAGTGTGGACCACCGAGTACCTGCACGCCCTCACCGGCGCCGACCCGGTGCTGGAGTGGGTCACCGGCACCAGCCTGCGCCCGTTCCTGACCGGCCTCGGCGACGCCGACCGCGCCGCCTACCTCGCCGAGTACCGCAGACGGCTCCGGGACGCGTATCCGCGGCGCGGCGACGGCATCACCCTGTACCCGTTCCGCCGCCTGTTCTTCGTCGCCGTCCGCCGCTGACCCTTCGCCTGACGCGAAGCACTGGTGTCTCGGCGTCGAAGGTGCTTCGCGGCCGACCCGCGCCCCCGCACTTGTACCCCCCGGCTGCCATGATGCGGGAGGTGCGGCGCCCCGCGACCCCATTCCAGGGCGTCCCGGGCGACGGTGCCGACCGCCACCGCCTGCTGCCCTGGGTGCGACGCCCTCGCGGGCCGGAGCGTCGCGGGTGCTCCCCTTGAAACTTGCAGTCGGCTACAATGCGCGCCGATACATGGCAAGAATGAAGGGGCCTGACCGCGTGCGCGCCGCGCTTGAGGCGGCCGGGCTGCGATGCACGATCCACACTCTGCCGGGCTCGACCCGCACCGCCGTAGAGGCGGCGGCGGCTGTGGGCTGCTCGGTGGCGGAGATCGCCAAGACGCTGGTGTTTCGCGGCGGTGACCGCGCCGTGGTCGCCATCATGAGCGGCGACAATCGGCTCGATACCGGCAAGCTCGCGGCGGCGCTCGGCGAACCGGTGGGGCGTGCGGATGCCGACTTCGTGCGTGCGGCCACCGGGTTTGCCATCGGCGGCGTCCCTCCCCTCGGTTACGCCGCTCCGGTCGACGTGTTCATGGATGCCGACCTGTTCCGTTTCGCGGAGGTGTGGGCCGCGGGCGGCAGCCCGTTCAGCGTGTTCCCGGTCGCGCCCGCCCGCCTGCGCGGCGTGAGCGGGGCGAAGGTGGTGGACCTCAAGGTCGATCCCGAGGAGGATAGCGAACGGTGCTGAAGCGTGTTCAACTTGGCAGCGGCCTGACCGTATCGCGCCTGTGCCTGGGCACCATGAACTTCGGGCAGCCGGGCCAGGGAAGCCAGGGCGACTGGGCGCTCGACCCGGACCAGGCCCGGGCGATCATGGGGAGCGCAATCGACAACGGCCTGTTCTACTTCGATTGTGCCGACGTCTATGGCCTCGGTACCTGCGAGACGGTGGTGGGCCGGCTCCTCAGAGACCTGCTGCAGCGCGACGAGTACGTGCTGCAGACCAAGGTTGCCATGCCGATGGGTCAGGGCGCGAACAAGGGCGGCCTGTCGCGCAAGCACATCATGGAGGGAATCGACGCGAGCCTCCGCCGGCTGGGCCACGACTACGTCGACGTGCTGGTGATCCACCGCCATCCGCACAGCGTGGCGGGATTCCCGGCGGTGCCGATCGAGGAGACGCTGGAGGCGTTGCACGACGTGGTGCGCGCCGGCAAGGCGCTCTACCTGGCCGCCTCGTCGATGTTCGCCTGGCAGTTCGCGGAGTTGCAGCTCACCGCCAGAATGCACGGCTGGACCCGGTTCGTGGCCATGCAGAACCACTACAACCTGCTCTACCGGGAAGAAGAACGCGAAATGAACCCCTACTGCGTCCGGAACAACGTCGCTCTCACCCCCTGGTCGCCGCTCGCGCGCGGCGTGCTCACCGGCTCCTACCGGGGCGGATTCGACCGAGGCTCGACCACCCGCTCCCACGGGAGCGATCAGGCGCGCAGCGAAATGCTGTACGGCGGCCAGAGCGCCTTCCAGATCGCCGACCGCGTCGCGGAGGTCGCGCGCAAGCACGGCGCATCGCCTGCCCAGGTCAGCATCGCCTGGCTGCTCGGCAAGCCGGGAATCGCCGCTCCCGTGGTCGGCGTCTCGCGGGCCGCCCAACTTGAGGACTTGGTCGCCGGAACCTCCGTCACGCTGGCCGCGGAAGACATCGACTACCTGGAGGAGCTGTACGAGCCGCAGATCAATCTCCTGTCGACCGGCTCATCGTGAGGTACCACATATGGATCTGACGCGCCTTGCGCGCTTCCCACCCTGGCAGTGGCCACCGGACATCGGGAGCACCTTGCTTGAGGTTCTCCGCGACCGGACGGCAAATGAATCGGAACACCTCCTGGCCGCCGAAATGGCCGGCGAGATCGTGGCCATCAACGACGACCTCGCCGGCGGCCTGCTGTCGATCGTCGGCGACGCCGCCGCCTCAGAGGAGCTGCGCGCCCGGGCGGCGCTGTCGCTCGGACCGGTCCTGGAGCAGATGGACACGGACAGCATCGGCGACCTGCCCGGCCTCGACGACGATTCGTTCGACGCCCCGCCGATCTCCGAGCACACGTTCCACAGAATCCAGCAATCGCTCCACGCCCGCTACCTTGAGGATGACATCCCGAAGGAAGTGCGGCGCCGCATCCTGGAATCCTCGGTGCGCGCTCCCGCCGACTGGCACCGGGACGCGATCCGAAAGGCGTACTCCGGCGGCGACCGCGACTGGCGGCTCACCGCGGTGTTCGCAATGCGGTTCGTGAGCGGCTTCGACGATGAAATAGTCGCCTCGCTCGACGACCCGGATGAAGAGGTCAGTTATGAAGCGGTGAACGCCGCCGGCGCTTGGGAAGTCGACGCCGCCTGGCCGCACGTATCCGCCCTGCTCACCGCGCCCGCCACCGACAAGGTGCTCCTGCTCGCCGCCATCGAAGCGGCCGGCGCCATCCGTCCACGGGAGGCGGAGCCGCTGCTCGCCGAACTGATCGATTCCGACGACACCGACATCGCCGACGCCGCCGACAACGCCATGATGATGGCCACGTCCCCGTTCGACGACGACTTCGACGACGAATCCGAACTGTGACCGCCAACCGGTCAACAAGCACGGA
The sequence above is drawn from the Spirochaetaceae bacterium genome and encodes:
- a CDS encoding YbaK/EbsC family protein; translated protein: MARMKGPDRVRAALEAAGLRCTIHTLPGSTRTAVEAAAAVGCSVAEIAKTLVFRGGDRAVVAIMSGDNRLDTGKLAAALGEPVGRADADFVRAATGFAIGGVPPLGYAAPVDVFMDADLFRFAEVWAAGGSPFSVFPVAPARLRGVSGAKVVDLKVDPEEDSERC
- a CDS encoding aldo/keto reductase, coding for MLKRVQLGSGLTVSRLCLGTMNFGQPGQGSQGDWALDPDQARAIMGSAIDNGLFYFDCADVYGLGTCETVVGRLLRDLLQRDEYVLQTKVAMPMGQGANKGGLSRKHIMEGIDASLRRLGHDYVDVLVIHRHPHSVAGFPAVPIEETLEALHDVVRAGKALYLAASSMFAWQFAELQLTARMHGWTRFVAMQNHYNLLYREEEREMNPYCVRNNVALTPWSPLARGVLTGSYRGGFDRGSTTRSHGSDQARSEMLYGGQSAFQIADRVAEVARKHGASPAQVSIAWLLGKPGIAAPVVGVSRAAQLEDLVAGTSVTLAAEDIDYLEELYEPQINLLSTGSS